CACTCTGCGAACCGCGTCGTCGCGTCGATCCTCGCCCTGGCCGTCGGGATGACCGTGGCCGCCTGCGGGTCGACCGCCCCCACTGCCTCGTCAGCGGCACCGAGCCCGTCGGCATCGGTCGACGCGACCTCGGCCGCGGCGGTCAGCTTCCCGATCACCGTGACCCACCACCGCGGGACGACTGAGATCCCGGCAGCCCCCCAGCGGGTCGTCGCCCTCGACAACAGCCTGGTCGCCGCGGTCGCCGGTCTCGGCGTGGACGTCGTCGGATACACGCTCGACCAGCCGAAGCTCCCTGCGTATCTGCAGGCCCCGGAGACCGCCGACGGCGTGTCGGTGGGACTGCTCGCCTCGCCGAGCCTGGAGCAGATCGCCGCCCTCAAGCCGGATCTCATCGTCTCCAGCTCCGTCCGCCACGACGAGCTGTACGAGCAGCTCGCCCAGATCGCCCCGACCGTCTTCACCGAGACCACCGGACCGACGTGGAAGGAGAACATCCGGCTCGTCGCCCAGGCCCTGGGCAAGCAGTCCGAGGCCGAGGCCCAGCTCGCCGCCTACGAGAAGCG
This sequence is a window from Nakamurella flava. Protein-coding genes within it:
- a CDS encoding ABC transporter substrate-binding protein; protein product: MHLLPHRTRHSANRVVASILALAVGMTVAACGSTAPTASSAAPSPSASVDATSAAAVSFPITVTHHRGTTEIPAAPQRVVALDNSLVAAVAGLGVDVVGYTLDQPKLPAYLQAPETADGVSVGLLASPSLEQIAALKPDLIVSSSVRHDELYEQLAQIAPTVFTETTGPTWKENIRLVAQALGKQSEAEAQLAAYEKRSAAVGSEINAKAGNPTVSLVRFVAPSKPARLYGNASFPGIVLKDAGLARPAIQDIDDFMVEISAEELTKADADQIFYTDPSLDEYPGDSSMATFTGSALWPALTGTKHAISDDRWYPSVGVQGAHLILDDLATAFAVDPQKS